AGATGTTGAGTTACAGCCTCTGGTGCTGATCAAGTTCGATGAAGACATGGCTTTCCGAAAACAGTTGAAAGCAATCATTGACTGGCAATGTAACTGGCTGCAAAAAGAAACCGAGCATTTTATTTATTATTATCGTTGGGATCAGCCGCCGCCGGAAATCGTTCTGGGAATACAGGAAATTCATTTTAAAGCAATTGCCAAACTTTTTAAAATTGAGATACCGGAGAAGATTCCTTTTCGTTACGATTTAACCGCCGAACGCAGCACGGTTTTCCGGTATCAGGATTTGCGTGGAGGGATTATTTCGCCGCAGCCTTTTGACCTGGAAAAATCAGCGCTGGCGATCTTTTATTTCATCAATTCTGAGCCGCCATCCATTCTTGAACCTTTGGTCCGCATTTACGGGAGTTACTTTCAAAATCCTTCCACTTCAGAAGCCTATTATGAGCATTGTTTAAAAGAAATCCAAAAAAATGAATATGTCTCCGCTATCATCCTTTATCAGCAGGACGACATTTCTAATTTTAGCAGCCGGGACTGGTTCTCCTCTTACGCTTTTGTCTACGGGCTTAATCAAAATTTTGGCCCCGAAAAACTTGCACAATTCCTATCGAATGTTAATTGTCAGAAACCTGCAACTGAATTTCAGAACGCTTTTCAAGAAACTTTTGGGATAAGCCTGCCGGAATTTGAAAGCCGGTATAATTAGAGCGTCAGGGTCGGTCGGGGCAAATTATATTGAGGCAAATGAGGCTTTAAGTGACAAGGACTTTGTTTACAGAGTAAAAATTTGCAGGAAAGAATCGAAAGAAAGTGTCTATTGGCTTAGGCTTATCCATGAAACCAATCCGGAAGAATTTAAGGGAAGAAACGAAAGCTCTTTTTATGGAAGCGAGTGAACTAACAAAGATATTCTCATCAATCGTGAGTGACAAGTCAAAGTCAAATCTGAATAGGAAATAGAACTTTGGGCTTTTAGAATTTGGAATTTGCCTTTTTTGTAATTTGAGCTATGGAAATACGTCCTAATCATTTCGTTGCGATAATTGGCGGCGCCATCGCAGGTTCTGAGGCGGCCTCACGGCTTGCCGACCGCGGTATTTACACCGTCGTATTCGAGCAAAATATCCGGCCCTATGGCAAGATTGAGGACGGGTTGCCGAAATGGCACGTGAAATTGCAGGATCAGGAGGAGAACAAAATCGATCAAAAGCTCTCCAAGCCGAACGTTCATTTTGTCCCTAACACGAAGCTTGGCCGCGACATAGATTTTGATGACCTGGTAAATAATTGGGGATTCAGTGCGATTTTGCTGGCAAACGGCGCCTGGAAAGATCGGCCCCTACCCGTTGATGGCGTCGATGAATTTATCGACAACGGACTGATTTATCAGAATCCCCTGGTTTGCTGGTTTAACCATTATCACGAGAGTGATTTCAACGGTCAAAAATATGATTTGCCCGATGACGCTATCATTGTTGGCGGCGGATTAGCTTCTTTGGATGTCG
This is a stretch of genomic DNA from candidate division KSB1 bacterium. It encodes these proteins:
- a CDS encoding four helix bundle protein, translated to MKAGIIRASGSVGANYIEANEALSDKDFVYRVKICRKESKESVYWLRLIHETNPEEFKGRNESSFYGSE